In a genomic window of Deltaproteobacteria bacterium:
- a CDS encoding transcriptional regulator, whose product MPKAKKLTHAARVLRIRELLDARPFLTVDELRGEFGVSRRTVYNDLEALEAAGIPIFSEPGPAGEARWQLVPAAKKQTVTLAAGQLLPFGLAKLALSFLKGTEIHGQLELIMDRLAQGLSPQSKRYLGQLANKVAIVPHGPKSYEAKADVLDDLLSGLLYDQLVELWYRAPGKASATKHKVAPLSLVLYREALYLIGESLAHKTRLIFAVERITRSAWLKGQAFEYPADYSPAQFMDGSFGLLGGAPTDVELLFDAEQARYVRERRWHPTQAFEDLPDGRVRMTMRVSGTFDVLLWLLGHTGAMEVVAPPELRQQVRARLETALARHKRPGRITQAAMAVAR is encoded by the coding sequence ATGCCCAAGGCGAAGAAGCTGACCCACGCGGCGCGCGTGCTGCGCATCCGCGAGCTCCTCGATGCGCGGCCCTTCTTGACCGTTGACGAGCTGCGCGGGGAGTTCGGGGTCTCGCGGCGCACGGTCTACAACGACCTCGAGGCGCTCGAGGCCGCGGGGATACCGATCTTCTCCGAGCCGGGCCCCGCCGGCGAGGCGCGCTGGCAGCTCGTCCCCGCCGCCAAGAAGCAGACCGTCACCCTGGCCGCCGGGCAGCTCCTCCCCTTCGGCCTGGCGAAGCTGGCGCTCTCCTTCCTGAAGGGCACCGAGATCCACGGCCAGCTCGAGCTGATCATGGATCGCCTCGCCCAGGGGCTCTCGCCGCAGAGCAAGCGCTACCTCGGCCAGCTCGCGAACAAGGTGGCGATCGTCCCGCACGGCCCGAAGAGCTACGAGGCCAAGGCCGACGTGCTCGACGACCTTCTGAGCGGGCTCCTCTACGACCAGCTCGTGGAGCTCTGGTACCGCGCCCCCGGCAAGGCGAGCGCGACCAAGCACAAGGTCGCCCCGCTCAGCCTCGTGCTCTATCGAGAGGCGCTCTACCTGATCGGCGAGTCTCTCGCGCACAAGACGCGCTTGATCTTCGCCGTGGAGCGCATCACGCGCAGCGCCTGGCTCAAGGGGCAGGCCTTCGAGTACCCGGCGGACTACTCGCCGGCGCAGTTCATGGACGGCTCTTTCGGGCTCCTCGGCGGCGCCCCGACCGACGTGGAACTTCTCTTCGACGCCGAGCAGGCGCGTTACGTGCGCGAGCGCCGCTGGCACCCGACGCAGGCCTTCGAGGACCTCCCCGACGGCCGCGTGCGCATGACGATGCGCGTCTCGGGCACCTTCGACGTCCTCCTCTGGCTCCTCGGCCACACCGGAGCCATGGAGGTCGTGGCCCCCCCCGAGCTCCGTCAGCAGGTGCGCGCGCGCCTCGAGACCGCCCTCGCGCGCCACAAGCGCCCGGGGCGGATCACCCAGGCGGCGATGGCCGTGGCGAGGTAG
- a CDS encoding ATP-binding protein has translation MPRLKSLYSTAAPRTAADRQEQLALRRFRLYAARIVRRYRPFDRQTLELFVWILRSELWRLCRELGERATGEAAKDFADEVWGAQLDPDDLAREVIRLLGRQPSRLTRWFRRALFAALDRQVAKDARSSRAEEAWPESRLTELFGLSREEGQLCTFLFLCEAWTPAQSYFINHLGCEQLAGRKYLLAALDLRPAALGRALRGRARELGLLDTGHRGFRVSDDYHGFFEDPRLGLGQGELFRKAKPESLPLDHHLVDPEVTLHLLTLLARAPTESATHVLIYGPPGTGKSSYARGIAQRLGVPVFTLPKHTDDSQARERAGIVAFANTTTHGQGAILIVDEADRLLNTDLGWLHSGSQPDKGWLNVCLERPGARMIWITNRVEAIADSVRRRFAYSVDFQPLDRRRRVMIWERVLRRHRTGRLLGAEAVQELAERYPVSAGVVDLAVRKAREMGLDGGSAFRAAVERSLAAHTTLSRDGARLRRPDEIEAGFALEALATDAAPQELLTLVEGFHRYLERQGTAAGPRLSLNLLFHGPPGTGKSELARYLARRVGRQTLVRRASDLMHPWVGMTEMAMAGAFAQAERDGAVLVIDEADTLLFPRERANHSWEVSFTNELLTQMERFRGILICTTNRLTDLDSAATRRFVRKVRFDFLRPEGARALYAALLEPLAGSPLDGPARAALERLQGLAPGDFRVVRDRFTVLCPDGGVPHEALVQALTEEAKVKKAQLGEKAIGFGAGRGG, from the coding sequence ATGCCGCGTCTCAAGTCCCTTTACTCTACTGCCGCGCCGCGGACTGCCGCGGACCGCCAGGAGCAGCTCGCGCTCCGGCGCTTTCGGCTCTACGCCGCGCGCATCGTGAGGCGCTACCGGCCGTTCGACAGGCAGACGCTGGAGCTCTTCGTGTGGATCCTCAGGTCGGAGCTCTGGCGCCTCTGCAGAGAGCTCGGTGAGCGGGCCACGGGGGAGGCCGCGAAGGACTTCGCCGACGAGGTGTGGGGGGCCCAGCTCGACCCGGACGATCTCGCCCGTGAGGTGATCCGTCTGCTCGGCCGCCAGCCGTCGCGCCTCACGCGCTGGTTCCGCCGGGCCCTCTTCGCGGCGCTCGACCGTCAGGTGGCCAAGGACGCGAGGAGCAGCCGCGCCGAGGAGGCCTGGCCGGAGTCCCGCCTGACCGAGCTCTTCGGGCTCTCGCGCGAAGAGGGCCAGCTCTGCACCTTCCTCTTCCTCTGCGAGGCCTGGACCCCGGCGCAGAGCTATTTCATCAACCACCTCGGCTGCGAGCAGCTCGCCGGGCGCAAGTATCTGCTCGCCGCCCTCGACCTCCGGCCGGCCGCGCTCGGGCGCGCGCTCCGGGGCCGCGCCAGGGAGCTGGGCCTCCTCGACACGGGCCATCGCGGCTTCAGGGTGTCGGACGACTATCATGGGTTCTTCGAGGATCCGCGGCTCGGGCTCGGGCAGGGGGAGCTCTTCCGGAAGGCGAAGCCGGAGAGCCTCCCGCTCGACCACCACCTCGTGGACCCCGAGGTGACGCTGCACCTCCTCACGCTGCTCGCGCGAGCTCCGACGGAATCTGCCACGCACGTCCTGATCTACGGGCCGCCGGGCACGGGCAAGTCGAGCTATGCGCGAGGGATCGCGCAGCGCCTCGGGGTGCCGGTCTTCACCTTGCCCAAGCACACCGACGACAGCCAGGCGCGCGAGCGGGCGGGGATCGTGGCCTTCGCCAACACGACGACCCACGGTCAGGGGGCGATCCTGATCGTCGACGAGGCGGACCGGCTGCTGAACACCGATCTCGGGTGGCTTCACAGTGGTTCTCAGCCGGACAAGGGGTGGCTCAACGTCTGTCTCGAGCGGCCGGGAGCGCGCATGATCTGGATCACCAACCGGGTCGAGGCCATCGCGGACTCGGTACGGCGCCGCTTCGCCTACAGCGTGGACTTCCAGCCGCTCGACCGTCGTCGTCGGGTTATGATCTGGGAGCGCGTCCTCCGGCGACATCGCACGGGACGCCTCCTCGGTGCGGAGGCGGTCCAGGAGCTCGCGGAGAGGTATCCGGTGAGCGCGGGGGTGGTGGACCTGGCTGTGCGCAAGGCGCGGGAGATGGGACTCGACGGAGGCAGCGCCTTCCGGGCGGCGGTGGAGCGCAGTCTGGCGGCCCACACCACGCTCTCGCGAGATGGCGCGCGCCTGCGGCGCCCCGACGAGATCGAGGCGGGCTTCGCGCTGGAGGCGCTGGCCACCGACGCGGCACCCCAGGAGCTCCTGACGCTCGTGGAGGGTTTCCACCGCTACCTCGAGCGGCAGGGCACGGCCGCAGGCCCGCGCCTGAGCCTGAACCTTCTCTTCCATGGACCGCCGGGGACCGGCAAGAGCGAGCTCGCGCGCTACCTCGCGCGGCGGGTCGGGCGCCAAACGCTCGTGCGACGGGCGAGCGACCTGATGCATCCCTGGGTCGGCATGACGGAAATGGCCATGGCCGGCGCCTTTGCGCAGGCCGAGCGCGACGGGGCGGTGCTGGTGATCGACGAGGCCGACACCCTTCTCTTCCCGCGGGAGCGGGCCAACCACTCCTGGGAGGTGAGCTTCACCAACGAGCTTCTGACCCAGATGGAGCGCTTCCGCGGCATCCTCATCTGCACCACGAACCGGCTGACGGACCTGGACTCGGCCGCCACGCGGCGCTTCGTCCGGAAGGTGCGTTTCGACTTCCTACGGCCCGAAGGCGCCCGCGCGCTCTACGCGGCGCTCCTCGAGCCGCTCGCGGGTTCGCCGCTGGATGGGCCCGCACGCGCCGCGCTCGAGCGGCTGCAGGGTCTCGCGCCCGGGGACTTTCGCGTGGTGCGGGATCGCTTCACGGTGCTCTGTCCCGACGGGGGCGTGCCGCACGAGGCGCTCGTCCAGGCGCTGACCGAGGAGGCGAAGGTGAAGAAGGCGCAGCTCGGGGAGAAGGCGATCGGCTTTGGCGCGGGACGAGGCGGGTGA
- a CDS encoding immunity 26/phosphotriesterase HocA family protein produces MGSWGPKILEDDFAEEVTRSYLHRLYEGDEAQEAAARVIEEYGELDADERPVFWLALASVQHDYGRLVQVVKDEALRVIASGEDLARWNGDRRRARVLADLARKLEGPSQAAKKLRKAPPKLREGDLFRLPLEEGRYAFGRVLTETERAFYRYTSEQKRPPLDELVASEVLFVVGCTDDGFARRTWFVIGHRPLEARLRQPTYFFHQAVGADHCTVFDIWDRAHETKRPASECRALEQWAAWSAAHCRDRVVAALAGEPCKWIPRGR; encoded by the coding sequence ATGGGTAGCTGGGGTCCCAAGATCCTGGAAGACGACTTCGCCGAAGAGGTGACGCGCTCCTATCTCCATCGGCTGTACGAAGGAGACGAGGCGCAGGAGGCGGCGGCCCGGGTGATCGAGGAGTACGGCGAGCTCGACGCGGACGAGCGCCCCGTCTTCTGGCTCGCCCTGGCCTCGGTACAGCACGACTACGGACGCCTGGTGCAGGTCGTGAAGGACGAAGCGCTTCGGGTGATCGCGTCCGGCGAGGACCTCGCCAGATGGAACGGGGACCGGCGCCGCGCACGCGTCCTCGCCGACCTCGCGCGGAAGCTCGAAGGGCCGAGCCAGGCCGCCAAGAAGCTCCGCAAGGCGCCCCCGAAGCTGCGTGAGGGGGACCTCTTTCGGCTGCCCCTCGAGGAGGGCCGGTACGCGTTCGGGCGCGTGCTGACGGAGACCGAGCGCGCCTTCTACCGCTACACCTCGGAGCAGAAGCGCCCGCCGCTCGACGAGCTCGTCGCGTCCGAAGTGCTCTTCGTCGTCGGCTGTACGGACGATGGGTTCGCGCGGCGCACGTGGTTCGTGATCGGCCATCGACCGCTCGAGGCCCGCCTCCGCCAGCCGACGTACTTCTTCCACCAGGCGGTGGGCGCCGACCACTGCACGGTCTTCGATATCTGGGATCGCGCCCACGAGACGAAGAGGCCGGCGAGCGAGTGCCGGGCCCTCGAGCAATGGGCCGCTTGGTCGGCCGCGCATTGCCGCGACCGGGTCGTGGCGGCGCTGGCCGGTGAGCCCTGCAAGTGGATCCCCCGCGGCCGGTGA